TACTATAATGGAGCTCCTGAATACCCCTAAAAAATGATTAAATTTATTTTATATTTTTTCATCGGCCATATTTTTTAAATCATTATCATCTATGGAATTTACCCAGTTTTTAACATCATTGCACCAAGTTTCCATAGCATTTTTAATAGCATTTTTTATCTCTTCAAAAGGAATTGCCATATATACATAAAAATAGCCCCCTTCTTTAAGATTAATTTGTTTCCTCTTTGCAAGACCTGCATTTACAAGACTTTGGACAGCTCTTTGAACCGTGCTTCTATCTCTATTAAGTTTTTCAGATATATCATTTACCTTCAAAGCTCCATTATTTAATAATGTAAAATATACTGAAACATCAAATGTCTTTATACCAAATACGCAACACATTATACTACTCAAAGTAAATGTTGAACATGGAGTTTTAATCATTAATTTAGCCATAATACCACCGATTCTAATTTATTAAGTTATGTAGTGATAAATTATATATATATTTATCATTATAATATACACCACCAGTATATTTATAGTGTGTTCGAAAAATGTGTTATAAGGATTTAGTTTATTAGATTATACTATTTAATAT
The window above is part of the Methanococcus aeolicus Nankai-3 genome. Proteins encoded here:
- a CDS encoding helix-turn-helix domain-containing protein, encoding MAKLMIKTPCSTFTLSSIMCCVFGIKTFDVSVYFTLLNNGALKVNDISEKLNRDRSTVQRAVQSLVNAGLAKRKQINLKEGGYFYVYMAIPFEEIKNAIKNAMETWCNDVKNWVNSIDDNDLKNMADEKI